Proteins encoded within one genomic window of Bradyrhizobium sp. CB1717:
- a CDS encoding aminotransferase class V-fold PLP-dependent enzyme — protein MRRETVAVHGGFEDDPATKAVAVPIYQTASYAFDSADHGAALFNLEVDGFRYTRIGNPTNAVLEKRVAALEGGIEALSVACGQAAVNYAVVNIAEMGSNIVSVPQLYGTTHTLFAHILPRQGIAVRFSEDDRPESVEGLINDDTRAVFCESVGNPAGNVCDIQGMAEVAHRHGVPLIVDNTVPTPILLRPIEYGADVVVESLTKFMGGHGTTLGGIIIDSGRFPWTEHRRRFPMMNEPEKSYHGLVFTERYGAAAYIARCRAVSQRTTGAVLGPMNAFLLLQGIETVALRIERHVENGAKVARFLRNDGRVGWVNYAGFPDSPYFALTQKYLDGRACSLLTFGVAGGFEAGKRFYDRLKLCKRLVNIGDAKTLACHPASTTHRQMSVEEQEKAGVRPEMIRLSVGIEHIDDILADLDQALCAANVSATVKAFG, from the coding sequence ATGAGAAGAGAGACCGTCGCCGTCCATGGCGGCTTCGAAGACGATCCGGCAACGAAGGCCGTTGCCGTACCGATCTACCAGACGGCCTCCTATGCATTCGACAGCGCCGACCATGGAGCGGCACTCTTCAACCTCGAAGTCGACGGCTTCCGTTATACCCGGATCGGCAATCCAACCAACGCCGTGCTGGAGAAGCGCGTCGCAGCTCTTGAAGGAGGCATCGAGGCACTCAGCGTCGCCTGTGGGCAGGCCGCGGTGAACTATGCGGTCGTCAACATCGCCGAGATGGGCTCCAATATCGTTTCGGTTCCGCAGCTCTACGGCACCACACATACGCTGTTCGCGCATATCCTGCCGAGGCAGGGCATTGCTGTCCGCTTTTCGGAAGACGACCGGCCGGAAAGCGTCGAAGGGCTGATCAACGACGACACACGGGCAGTGTTCTGTGAGAGCGTCGGAAATCCGGCCGGAAACGTCTGCGACATCCAGGGGATGGCTGAGGTCGCGCACCGGCACGGCGTTCCACTGATCGTCGACAACACCGTGCCGACACCGATCCTTCTCAGGCCGATCGAGTACGGCGCTGACGTCGTTGTGGAGTCTCTTACGAAATTCATGGGCGGGCATGGCACGACGCTCGGTGGAATTATCATCGACAGCGGCAGGTTCCCCTGGACGGAGCATCGTCGACGCTTCCCGATGATGAACGAACCGGAGAAATCGTACCACGGCCTGGTCTTCACCGAGCGCTACGGCGCCGCTGCCTACATCGCGCGTTGCCGCGCCGTTTCCCAGAGAACCACGGGTGCGGTGCTGGGGCCGATGAACGCATTCCTGCTGCTCCAGGGCATCGAGACCGTCGCGCTCCGGATCGAGCGCCACGTCGAGAATGGCGCAAAGGTCGCGCGATTCTTGCGCAACGACGGCCGTGTCGGGTGGGTAAATTATGCGGGCTTTCCTGACAGCCCTTATTTCGCGCTGACGCAGAAATATCTGGATGGTCGAGCGTGTTCGCTGCTGACTTTTGGTGTCGCCGGAGGCTTCGAGGCGGGCAAGCGATTCTACGACAGGCTGAAGCTGTGTAAGCGGCTCGTCAACATAGGCGATGCGAAAACGCTGGCCTGCCACCCCGCATCGACAACGCACCGGCAAATGTCCGTCGAAGAGCAGGAGAAGGCCGGCGTGCGACCCGAGATGATCAGGCTGAGCGTCGGAATTGAGCACATCGACGACATCCTTGCGGATCTCGATCAGGCGCTCTGCGCCGCGAATGTTTCGGCAACCGTGAAGGCATTCGGATGA
- a CDS encoding homoserine O-succinyltransferase, with translation MTVLIDIDSHEHHLFSRAPSGAYAKEPSGSRGDCLDIGLINNMSDAALMSTERQLFDLLDAAAGRVCVRLHFYTMESTPRSEWGRDYVRRYYRGIGDLLNRSLDGVIVTGAEPRAASLTDEPYWTTFAEIADWARENTVSSVFSCLAVHGAVLHLDGVARHKLPAKCFGVFAQTKTRRHPLMQDVPRTFRIPHARWNEVQEEDLTDCGYSVLSWSADAGADCFVKQQRNSLFVHFQGHPEYETQSLLGEYRRDMGRFLRGDNEVCPTIPRGYLNEGAEKMLIAFRQQALSDRNPELFADFPADQLAKDLSNAWRLPAQRIYRNWLRYIVLQRARRLHSVREAALAAAPIPPHRRGRKLVAAPSARLARSPNPATTRRLGYKE, from the coding sequence ATGACTGTCCTAATCGATATAGATTCGCACGAGCACCACCTCTTCTCCAGGGCACCGAGCGGCGCCTATGCGAAGGAGCCCTCGGGAAGCCGGGGAGATTGTCTCGACATCGGGCTCATCAATAACATGTCGGATGCCGCCCTGATGTCGACCGAGCGCCAGCTGTTCGACCTGCTCGATGCGGCCGCGGGACGAGTTTGCGTCAGGCTGCACTTCTATACGATGGAGTCGACTCCCCGTTCCGAATGGGGGCGCGACTACGTGCGTCGATACTACCGTGGCATCGGCGATCTGCTGAACAGGAGCCTGGATGGAGTGATCGTGACAGGCGCCGAACCCAGGGCCGCCAGCCTGACAGACGAACCATATTGGACCACCTTCGCCGAGATCGCCGATTGGGCGAGGGAGAATACCGTGTCGTCGGTGTTTTCCTGCCTGGCTGTTCATGGAGCCGTTCTGCACCTGGACGGCGTTGCGCGCCACAAGCTGCCTGCCAAATGCTTCGGTGTCTTCGCTCAAACAAAGACGAGACGTCATCCCTTGATGCAGGATGTACCGAGAACCTTCCGAATACCGCACGCCCGGTGGAACGAGGTGCAGGAGGAGGATCTCACGGACTGCGGATACTCGGTTCTCAGCTGGTCGGCGGACGCTGGAGCCGACTGCTTCGTCAAGCAGCAGAGGAACAGTCTTTTTGTCCATTTCCAGGGCCACCCGGAATATGAGACCCAGAGCCTGCTGGGTGAATATCGAAGAGACATGGGGCGTTTCCTCCGGGGGGATAACGAAGTCTGTCCGACGATACCGAGGGGCTATCTGAATGAGGGCGCGGAAAAGATGCTGATCGCCTTCCGGCAGCAGGCCCTTTCCGACAGAAACCCGGAACTATTTGCCGATTTTCCGGCCGATCAGCTGGCGAAGGACCTTAGCAACGCCTGGCGCCTTCCGGCCCAGCGGATATACCGCAACTGGTTACGCTACATTGTGTTGCAGCGAGCCCGACGTTTACACTCGGTGCGAGAAGCAGCTCTCGCTGCGGCCCCAATTCCGCCGCATCGCCGCGGACGCAAGTTGGTTGCCGCTCCATCCGCTCGTCTGGCGCGCTCGCCAAACCCGGCGACCACAAGGCGGCTCGGATACAAGGAGTGA